A segment of the Streptococcus dysgalactiae subsp. dysgalactiae genome:
ATAGAGTAATCGAAGCAGAATTTCGGAAAATGAAACCGAATAAAATTCCCCATATAAATGCACCTAAAAATAGTGCAATAAGTGCACCCGCAGCCCAATAATAATCTTTTTTATTTCCGATTTTTCTCAATATGATTTTTCTCCTAATCAATTAGGACTATATTGCTTTACTAATACAATTATTATATCACAAAATGTAAAAGAATATTAATAATTTACCAAGAGCAAAATACTTAATATGACTTTGTGAGAAAAATTTATCCAGTAGTCGATTTCTTTCTGAAATTAAAATAGAAAAAGAAGTACTTATTATTATATAACTCCAAACAAAAAAGAGGGTTGTATAGTCCCTCTTCCATATGAAATACTTTTTACTGCTTGTGGAAAAGTAAACCAAAACCCTCTAAAGCCGATACTAATCTCATTTAGTATCCAATTCAAGCCTAAAGCAGCCGGCCATCCTCACTAGCTTCATTGAATAAATCAACGTTAGTTGCTTTCTACAAAGTAGTAATATCATTTTTTACATCCTTTGCAAGTTTTTTATCTATTTTCAAATATTTTTTTATTAGATTATAAATAAATGAAATCGATAGATAGGAAAGTTAAATACTTTTTTATTTAGTCATGTAAATCCCCGGATTTCTTCAAACAAAAAACTCCCTAACTGTTTTAGCAACCATCCAACTCCTTATTAAATTAGCAATAAGTCTATTGTCACTTAATTCTTTTCGCCGTAGTTAAGCGGTTATTATAGGCATGGAATGAATTAGATTTCCTCAAACAGTCACTCTCCTGACTGTTGAAGTGTTCAACTCACAAATGAAAGGAACAATAATATATATTTGAAATTAATTAAATAAGCAAAAAGAAGCCTGACGGCTCCTTTTTGCTTATTTAATTAATTCATAGATAGCTTCAGCATAAATAGCAGCAGAGTGATAGATGTTTTCTAAAGGCATATATTCATTGGCTTGATGCATGGTGTTTTCATCGCCTGGGAACATAGCTCCAAAGGCCACACCACGTTCTAGCAAACGACCAAAGGTTCCTCCGCCGATAACTTGTTCATAGCCTTTAAGACCTGTTTGTTTTTCATAAACAGCAAGCAAGGTTGCTACCAATTCATCATCCATTGGCACATAATGAGGTGTATGCTCATGCTCAGAAAGGCTTACCTTAGTTAATCCTGATAGTTTTTCCAATCCTGCTTTTAGGGTTGCAGCATCAGTCCCTTTTGGATAACGGAAATTCAAGGCGATGGTATTGTCAGCTGATTGACTATCAAAGTTGAAGACACCTGCATTCATGGTCAAGGCTCCCATACGGTCGTCGGTATAAGCAAGGCCTAATTTTTCTGCCGCAAAGTCCTCATGAAGCACTTCACCTGCCACATGTAAATAATCTTTAGCAGCCCCTTCAAAGGTAAATTGATTCAGGAATTTAGCTAGTAGGGTGGCACCATTGATTCCAGCTTCTGGGGTTGACCCGTGAGCAGACTTCCCAATAATAGTTACTTCAATTTTACTATCAGAAGCCTCCATAGCGCCTTTAACACTATGTACTGATAAAAATTGCTCCAAAGCTGCTTCTAATACATTAAGGTCATGCGGTGCCGTGATGACTGCTGTTGCAGATTCTGGTACCATATTTTCACGTAAACCACCTTGGAAGCGATGAAGCACAAAAGCTCCCTGATTTTCTCCTGTAAAATGAAGGTATTCGGTGATGTTTCCTTTTTCGCCATTGATAATTGGAAATTCGGCATCTGGTGAGAAACCAAAGTCTGGATTTTTCAAACCGTTATGGGCAAAGTAATAATCCATATCACCCCAGCCAGATTCTTCATCAGTACCAACGATAAACCGTACCTTTTTAGACACAGGTAGACCCAATTCTTTAATGATTTTAAGGGCATAATAGCACGCTATGGTTGGTCCCTTGTCATCCGAAGACCCACGCGCATAGATGCGATCGTCTTTAATCACTGGCTCATAAGGATCGGTATCCCAACCGCTACCAGCTGGCACAACATCAAGGTGACCAAAGATTCCTAGCACTTCATCACCTTGACCAAACTCAAAGTCCCCCGCATAGTTATCGATATTACGCGTTTTGTAACCATCACGCTCAGCCATTGCAAGGAAATGCTCCAGGGCCTTAACTGGTCCTGGTCCAAAAGGGTGTTTGTCATCAGCTAATTGGTCATCACGTTCTGAATTGATACGTAACAGGTCAATCAAATCCGCCAACATGGCTTCTTTACGTTTGTCAACTTCTGCTTTAAAATCGATACTTGTCATTTTTTCTCCTTCTTATACTTCTTTCCTTAAAAAGGTCATCACTATTAAAAATCCTAGATTTCCTAGCCTATACAACGAGGAATAAAAGAGCATCTTGCTTTAGCTGTCAGATAAGGTAAAACCATTAAGAAGTATTTATCAGCTGATGCTAACAGCGTGAGACGATGTAGATAATAATTACCTTCTTTCAATCACTTCGTCAACGGGTAGACGATAACTAGGTTCTGGTTTTTCATCACTGTAACCAACTGTAATCAGCAATTCTGGACGGAAACGCGGATCAATGTCTAAAATCTCATTGGTTGTTGACTTATCAAAACCAAGAATAATATTAGATGCTATTTTTTGATCCGTCAAAGCTAACACCAAGTTCATAGCCACAATACCAGCATTAATAGCTAAATATTCACCTGTTTGAACCTCGTTAAACGAAGCAAATCGTGGTGGCAATGTTTCCATGTAATAGCCAATTAAGTCGTCTGGCAATGATTTGACACCAATACGAGCAATTTTACGAGAACGCAAGGCCAAATTAGTGTCTGAAAATAAGGCAATCACATATTGAGCCTGTTCTACCTGAAGTTTATTTGCTAGCGGTAAGCCTTTAGCAAGCTCATCTTTTTTCTCTTGAACCACTACAAATTTCCATGGTTGAATATTGTTAGCACTAGGTGCTAGAGTCGCAATTTCAATCGCCGTTCGCAAGTCATTATAGTCAACTGGCTTGTCATTAAAGGTCTTAATGGCATGACGTTTTTTGTTCAATTCTAGAAATTTCATCTCAAAACTTCCTATCTAATTCTGATTTTTAATACCCTTTCATTTTACCATAAAAAGTGTTTAAAGCCTTCTGAAAATCACAATTTCACGACATTTCTATTTTTTATTACTAATTAGCTTAAATTTTTTGATTTATTTCTTTTTGAGCAGTAAGATATCTATATCAGAATAATATTAAGACTGACCAACAGGAAAGTCTGCTACAATTCACCTCAGTTAGGGAAATATCTCTACAGGGTATCCAGCTATCTGAATTGTAACACGACTTTCCTTCAAGATCGTGTTTTGTCATTAGCTAAATGAGGACATTCGTATGAGTAAGATAAAAGCATCTGATGCGATGATAAAAGTTATTGAAGCAGAGTAAGACGATATGCCACAACCCCATTCTGGCATTGACCTCATGGATATTGATTTTGCTAAAGCTGCTAGTGCCATGGGCGCTAAGGGCTTTACGGTTCATAGTTTAGCAGAATTCAAAACGGCTTTTCAAGAAGCTCAAGGGGGCTACTGGTCCTGTGGTAATTGACGTTGAAATCGCTAACAATCGTCATCTTCCTGTGGATCAGTTACGTTTGAAGTCAGAAACATACGATACTGACCTCGTGCGTCAGTTCACAGAAACTTACGAAACCCAAGGATTGTTATCATTTAGTCAGCTATTGAAAGACGTTCAAAGTCACTAAGATAAAAAGAAAAACGTCTGAGACAGAAATGTTTCAGGCGTTTTTAATTGTGATTAACTTTGCTGACTGTCTGTCAGATGCTGATGGACAGCTGATGCCACCGCTCTAGGAATCCCTAAAGAATGAATCTCATCTGGACTAGCTGCCGCAATGGCTGTCATGGTTTTAAAATGTTTAAGCAGTATCTGCTTGCGCTTCGGACCTAGTCCTGGAATCTTATCCAATTTCGAAGAGAATGAATTTTTACTGCGAACCTGTCGGTGGAAAGTAATCGCAAAGCGGTGCACCTCATCTTGGATGCGATGCAAGAGGAAAAATTCTTCTGAATTACGGGGTAAGGGGACTACCTCGAGTGGCTTGCCAAAGAGCAATTCATGGGTCTGGTGCTTATCATTTTTTTGCAGGCCCGCAATAGGAATAGTTAATCCTAGTCGGTCTTCAATCACTTCTCTGGCCGCATTGACTTGCCCTAGCCCACCATCAATGATGATTAAATCAGGAGCTACCAGTCCTTCATGTTTAACACGGCTATACCTTCGAAAAATCACTTCCCTCATGCTGGCATAATCATCTTGGCCCACCACTGTTTTAATCTTAAATTTACGATAATCTTTCTTATTAGGTTTCCCGTCAAGAAAAACAACCATAGCCGCTACAGGGCTTGTCCCTTGAATATTGGAATTATCAAAAGCCTCAATACGGACTGGCTTGTCAATCCCTAACAAGTGGCCTAGATTGTCAATGGCACCGCTAGTTTTCTTAATATCTTTTTCCAACAAATCAAATTTCTGCTGAAGGCTAACGCGTGCGTTCTTGGTCGCCAAAGCCACCAATTGTTTTTTCTCACCTCGTTTTGGTTTGATGATTTTTGTTGGCACAATAGCGGCTACTAGTTCTTCATCAATAGCTTCTGGAATAAAGACTTCTTTGGGGATGAAATGCTGTTTATCTTGATAAAACTGCCCCATATAGGTTAAAAAATCTTCTTCCGCGTCGTTGTAGTAAGGAAAGAGGTTGACATCCCGCTGGATTAATTTCCCTTGACGTACAAAGAAAACTTGGACACACATCCATCCCTTATCAACAAAGTAGCCAAAAATATCCCTGTCTTGCAAGTCCTTACTCATCACCCGCTGCTTAGTGCGCATGGTGGCAATACCTGAAATCAAATCTCGATATTCAGCAGCACGTTCAAATGCCATTTCCTCAGAAGCTGCTAACATTTTTGCCCGCAGCCCATCAATAATCTTATCATCCTTGCCATTCAAAAAGTGTTTGACATCCTCTACCAGACCATCCCAATAAGCCTTATCTGTATGGCAGATGGTATGAGCACAACACTGTCCTAAATGGTAATAAAAACAAACCTTATGGACAGGGTTTTTACATTTCTTAAAAGGGAAAATACGATCCAGCAATTTTTTCACTTCGTTAGCGGTGTACGAATCTGGATAGGGTCCGAAATATAGGCCGTCATTTTTCTTAATCTGTCTCGTAATGAGCAGGCGAGGAAAGGTCTCATTGGTGATTTTGATAAAAGGATAAGACTTGTCATCTTTGAGCTTGATATTATATTTGGGCATGTTCTCTTGAATCAAGTTGATTTCAAGCAAGAGGGCTTCAGTATTTGATTCGGTGACAATAAATTCAAAATCAGCAATCTCAGACACCAATAATTCTGTCTTGGTATCATGGCTACCACGAAAATAAGACCGCACTCGGTTCTTCAAATTCTTAGCCTTGCCTACATAGATAATGGTTCCCTCTTTGTCCTTATGCAAGTAGCAACCAGGGCTATCTGGCAAGAGTTCTAGCTTGTGTTTAATCAGTTCATTCATGCTACTAGTTTATCAAAAATTTGGGTTTTTGACTTCAAAAAAGAGCCCTAGGGCTCCTTGGTTAAAGTAATTCTTTTTCCATCACGCTTAGAACACCTGAATCGTTATTTGACATGGTCACAAAGTGTGCCGTTTCCTTTACCTGATCGCTGGCATTCGTCATGGCGTAAGAATGCACGGTTAAACGAAGTATCTCAAGGTCATTATTGCCATCTCCAAACGCCATTAATTGATCAGGTTCTAATTGCCATTTATGCAATAAATAAGTCAGGGCTGTCCCTTTAGTAACCCCTTTTCCAATAACATCAATATTGCCATGACCAGAAGAAACAGCAGCCACTTTATCTCCCAACTGCTGATTGAGCTCTTCAACAATCCTTATGGTCTCCTCCTCAGGGGTATTAAACGAAAACTTCAAAAAGCATTGTCTGGTAACTTGCTGAAATCATCAACTTCTTCTAAAGCAGTGTAATAGGTCTTGAAAAAAACTTTGGTTTCAGATGCTGCACTGCTTAAAAGGTAGGCAGCGGTCTCTCCACAAATAATAGCCTCTTGGCTAAACTGATGCTCCTCCAAGTAAGTAAAGACCTTCTCAACCACCTCTCGATTCAAAGGATAACTAACCAGCACCTTTCCATTTTCAACGATGTAGGCACCACTTTCACTGACTATCGTTATCTAGTCAGCGTAGTCTTTGAAAAATCCTTTGATTTGGTCGTATTGGTTGCCACTGATGGCAACAAAGCGTTTCCCTTGCCCCTGTAAAGCCTCAAAAACATGGGCAAAGCGCTGACGGTCATAATCATTAGCATCTGTCAAAAAAGTGCCATCCATATCTGTTGCAAAAACATTAATGTCCATAATATCTCCAAAAGAACCCCTAAAAACAAGCACTATGTCCTTAGGGGTTGAAAAATTACTGTTGATTTGGGGTGTAGATAAGGTGTTCGTTTACAAAAGAGGTAAAACCAAGCTCACTCAATTCACGGCCATAGCCTGAATTTTTAATCCCACCAAATGGGAGCTCTGGAAGACTAGTGCAGCCTGAGTTGATAAAGGACATACCAGTTTCAATCTTAGCAGCCACTGCTTCCGCATGCTCTTGATTGCTACTAAAGATAGTACCTCCAAGACCATAGTTAGAATCATTCGCCACTTCAATCGCTTCTTCTTCAGAAGATACTTTGTAGATTTCACCAACTGGTCCAAAGATTTCTTGGTAGTAAACAGGGTTGTCTTTTGTGAGGCCAGCAATAATGGTTGGCATGACGAAATTACCTGGATGATCAATCGCTTCACCACCATAAACCAGTTCCGCACCATGATCCAAGGCCAACTTAATTTGGTCAAGAACATCTTCTTTAGCTTGAGCTGATGATAATGGTGCCAACGTCGTTTCGGGATCCATTGGGTCACCCCATTTAGCTGTTTTGAAGACTTTTGTTAATAATTCTTTGAAACGGTCATAGTCTTTGTCAAGCACGATAAAACGTTTCGATGAGGTACATACTTGTCCTGCAT
Coding sequences within it:
- the uvrC gene encoding excinuclease ABC subunit UvrC, with protein sequence MNELIKHKLELLPDSPGCYLHKDKEGTIIYVGKAKNLKNRVRSYFRGSHDTKTELLVSEIADFEFIVTESNTEALLLEINLIQENMPKYNIKLKDDKSYPFIKITNETFPRLLITRQIKKNDGLYFGPYPDSYTANEVKKLLDRIFPFKKCKNPVHKVCFYYHLGQCCAHTICHTDKAYWDGLVEDVKHFLNGKDDKIIDGLRAKMLAASEEMAFERAAEYRDLISGIATMRTKQRVMSKDLQDRDIFGYFVDKGWMCVQVFFVRQGKLIQRDVNLFPYYNDAEEDFLTYMGQFYQDKQHFIPKEVFIPEAIDEELVAAIVPTKIIKPKRGEKKQLVALATKNARVSLQQKFDLLEKDIKKTSGAIDNLGHLLGIDKPVRIEAFDNSNIQGTSPVAAMVVFLDGKPNKKDYRKFKIKTVVGQDDYASMREVIFRRYSRVKHEGLVAPDLIIIDGGLGQVNAAREVIEDRLGLTIPIAGLQKNDKHQTHELLFGKPLEVVPLPRNSEEFFLLHRIQDEVHRFAITFHRQVRSKNSFSSKLDKIPGLGPKRKQILLKHFKTMTAIAAASPDEIHSLGIPRAVASAVHQHLTDSQQS
- a CDS encoding thiamine pyrophosphate-dependent enzyme: MPQPHSGIDLMDIDFAKAASAMGAKGFTVHSLAEFKTAFQEAQGGYWSCGN
- the pepV gene encoding dipeptidase PepV; its protein translation is MTSIDFKAEVDKRKEAMLADLIDLLRINSERDDQLADDKHPFGPGPVKALEHFLAMAERDGYKTRNIDNYAGDFEFGQGDEVLGIFGHLDVVPAGSGWDTDPYEPVIKDDRIYARGSSDDKGPTIACYYALKIIKELGLPVSKKVRFIVGTDEESGWGDMDYYFAHNGLKNPDFGFSPDAEFPIINGEKGNITEYLHFTGENQGAFVLHRFQGGLRENMVPESATAVITAPHDLNVLEAALEQFLSVHSVKGAMEASDSKIEVTIIGKSAHGSTPEAGINGATLLAKFLNQFTFEGAAKDYLHVAGEVLHEDFAAEKLGLAYTDDRMGALTMNAGVFNFDSQSADNTIALNFRYPKGTDAATLKAGLEKLSGLTKVSLSEHEHTPHYVPMDDELVATLLAVYEKQTGLKGYEQVIGGGTFGRLLERGVAFGAMFPGDENTMHQANEYMPLENIYHSAAIYAEAIYELIK
- a CDS encoding nitroreductase family protein, whose product is MKFLELNKKRHAIKTFNDKPVDYNDLRTAIEIATLAPSANNIQPWKFVVVQEKKDELAKGLPLANKLQVEQAQYVIALFSDTNLALRSRKIARIGVKSLPDDLIGYYMETLPPRFASFNEVQTGEYLAINAGIVAMNLVLALTDQKIASNIILGFDKSTTNEILDIDPRFRPELLITVGYSDEKPEPSYRLPVDEVIERR